Proteins encoded together in one Phyllostomus discolor isolate MPI-MPIP mPhyDis1 chromosome 6, mPhyDis1.pri.v3, whole genome shotgun sequence window:
- the CDC42BPG gene encoding serine/threonine-protein kinase MRCK gamma isoform X3 codes for MERRLRALEQLVRGEAGGGPGLDGLLDLLLGLHHELSSAPLRRERSVAQFLSWASPFVAKVRELRLQRDDFEILKVIGRGAFGEVAVVRQRDSGQIFAMKMLHKWEMLKRAETACFREERDVLVKGDGRWVTALHYAFQDEEYLYLVMDYYAGGDLLTLLSRFEDRLPPELAQFYLAEMVLAIHSLHQLGYVHRDVKPDNVLLDTNGHIRLADFGSCLRLNNNGMVDSSVAVGTPDYISPEILQAMEEGKGHYGPQCDWWSLGVCAYELLFGETPFYAESLVETYGKIMNHEDHLQFPSDVPDVPASAQDLIRQLLCRQEERLGRGGLDDFRNHPFFEGVDWERLATSTAPYIPELRGPMDTSNFDVDDDTLNHPGTLPPPSHGTFSGHHLPFVGFTYTSGRPGPESSPEPLAALERKLRCLEQEKTELSRELQEALHIAPDHQEREQLRKEVQTLQDRLSETLRDSKAPLCQTDGPPAGSLGRDSDLRQERDQLLQELAEARAGLRAREKELCSAQGRQEELLQRLQEAQDREAAAASQTQALGSQLEEAQAARRELQAQVAALNREVARLQRQRERSLGKASARVKTVHTASETNGTGLPEDGPQEAQLRKELAALRTQLEQARGPGPSGKEALCRLQEENRRLSREQERLAEELEREQQSRQRLEGERRETEGNWEAQIADILSWVNDEKVSRGYLQALASKMAEELESLKNVGTQTPPAQPLDHQWKARRLQKMEASARLELQLALEAEIRAKQGLQERLTQVQEAQLQAESRLQEAEKQNRGLQQELAALREELRTRGPGDTKPSNSLIPFLSFRGSEDSAKDPGISGEAPRPGVEPELRPEGRRSLRMGAVSPRPPAATAAPAESPPAKPGSHVLRPRSFPSPTKCLRCTSLMLGLGRQGLGCDACGYFCHSTCAPQAPPCPVPSDLLCAALGVHPETGTGTAYEGFLSVPRPSGVRRGWQRVFAALSDSRLLLFDAPDPRLSPASGALLQALDLRDPQFSATPVLASDVIHAQSKDLPRIFRVTASQLTVPPATCTVLLLAESEGERERWLQVLGELRRLLLDARPRLRPVYTLKEAYDNALPLLPHTLCAAIVGPLTPDSFPLPDQDRLALGTEEGLFVIHLHSNEIFQVGECRRVQRLAVSPTAGLLIVLCGRGPSVRLFPLAELESNEVTGAKIPESRGCQALVAGRILQARTPVLCIAVKRQVLCYQLGPGPGPWQHRIRELQAAAPVQSLELLGDRLCVGAAGAFSLYPLLNEAAPLALGGGLMPEELPPSRGGLGEAMGAVELSLSEFLLLFTTAGVYVDSAGRKSRIHELLWPALPTGWGYAVPYLTVFSENSIDVFDVRKAEWVQTVPLKKVRPLNLEGSLFLFGTEKVRLTYLRNRLAEKDEFNIPDLTDNSRRQLFRTKSKRRFFFRVSEEQRQQQRREMLKDPFMRSKLISPPTNFNHLVHVGPTDGKPRTRDLSPQAPEAKGRGARSSVPQRPHSFSEASRRPASTGSDGNADAMKRKPWTSLSSESVSCPQGSPSPAPSLVQVSERPRSLPLAPEESESSP; via the exons ATGGAGCGGCGGCTGCGTGCGCTGGAGCAGCTGGTGCGGGGCGAGGCCGGCGGCGGCCCGGGACTCGACGGCCTCTTGGATctgctgctggggctgcaccACGAGCTCAGCAGCGCCCCCCTGCGGCGAGAGCGCAGCGTGGCGCAGTTCCTGAGCTGGG CCAGCCCCTTTGTAGCAAAAGTGAGAGAGCTGCGGCTGCAGAGGGACGACTTTGAGATCTTGAAGGTGATCGGCCGAGGAGCCTTCGGGGAG GTCGCCGTGGTGCGGCAGCGGGACAGCGGGCAGATCTTTGCCATGAAAATGCTGCACAAATGGGAGATGCTGAAGAGGGCCGAG ACAGCCTGCTTCCGGGAGGAGCGGGACGTCCTGGTCAAGGGGGACGGCCGTTGGGTGACCGCTCTGCACTACGCCTTCCAGGACGAGGAGTACCTG TACCTGGTGATGGACTACTACGCCGGTGGGGACCTCCTCACTCTGCTGAGCCGCTTTGAGGACCGCCTCCCGCCCGAGCTGGCCCAGTTCTACCTGGCGGAGATGGTGCTGGCCATCCACTCTCTGCACCAGCTGGGTTACGTGCACAG ggaTGTCAAGCCGGACAATGTCCTGCTGGACACGAACGGGCACATCCGCCTGGCGGACTTTGGCTCCTGCCTGCGTCTCAACAACAACGGCATG GTGGATTCGTCGGTGGCAGTGGGGACTCCCGACTACATCTCCCCCGAGATCCTGCAGGCCATGGAGGAGGGCAAGGGCCACTACGGCCCGCAGTGCGACTGGTGGTCGCTGGGGGTCTGCGCCTACGAGCTGCTCTTTGGGGAGACGCCCTTCTACGCCGAGTCCCTGGTGGAAACCTACGGCAAGATCATGAACCACGAG GACCACCTGCAGTTCCCCTCGGACGTGCCCGACGTGCCGGCCAGCGCCCAGGACCTGATCCGCCAGCTGCTGTGCCGCCAGGAGGAGCGCCTGGGCCGCGGGGGGCTGGACGACTTCCGGAACCACCCCTTCTTCGAAGGGGTAGACTGGGAGCGGCTGGCGACCAGCACCGCCCCCTACATCCCTGAGCTTCGAGGGCCTATGGACACCTCCAACTTCGACGTGGACGACGACACCCTCAACCACCCG gggACCCTGCCACCACCCTCCCACGGGACCTTCTCGGGCCACCACCTACCGTTTGTGGGCTTCACCTACACCTCAGGCCG TCCGGGCCCTGAGAGCAGCCCCGAGCCGCTGGCTGCCCTGGAGCGGAAGCTCCGCTGTCTGGAGCAGGAGAAGACGGAGCTGAGCCGGGAGCTCCAAG AGGCCCTGCACATTGCCCCGGACCATCAGGAGCGGGAGCAGCTGCGGAAGGAGGTTCAGACCCTGCAGGACAGGCTGTCAG AGACGCTGAGGGACAGCAAGGCCCCCTTGTGCCAGACGGACGGGCCCCCTGCTGGTAGCCTAGGCCGGGACAGTGACCTACGGCAGGAGAGAGACCAGCTTCTCCAG GAGCTGGCTGAAGCTCGGGCAGGGCTGCGGGCGCGGGAGAAGGAGCTGTGCAGCGCCCAGGGGCGGCAGGAGGAGCTGCTCCAGAGGCTGCAGGAGGCCCAGGACAGAGAGGCGGCTGCGGCCAGCCagacccaggccctgggctcccagctggAGGAAGCCCAGGCCGCCCGGAgggag CTGCAGGCCCAGGTGGCCGCCCTGAACCGGGAGGTGGCGCGGCTTCAGAGACAGCGGGAGCGAAGCCTCGGGAAGGCGTCCGCCCGGGTCAAG ACCGTCCACACTGCCTCTGAGACCAACGGCACGGGGCTGCCCGAGGACGGGCCTCAGGAGGCACAGCTGAGGAAGGAGCTGGCCGCCCTGCGCACGCAGCTGGAGCAGGCCCGTGGCCCCGG gcccagtggAAAGGAGGCCCTCTGCCGGCTGCAGGAAGAGAACCGGCGGCTGAGCCGGGAGCAGGAGCGG CTGGCGGAAGAGCTGGAGCGGGAGCAGCAGAGCAGGCAGCGCCTGGAGGGCGAGCGGCGGGAGACGGAGGGCAACTGGGAGGCCCAGATTGCAGACATCCTCAGCTG GGTAAATGATGAGAAGGTCTCAAGAGGCTACCTGCAGGCCCTGGCCTCCAAGATGGCCGAGGAGCTGGAGTCCCTGAAGAACGTGGGCACCCAGACACCGCCCGCGCAGCCGCTG GACCACCAGTGGAAGGCGAGGCGGCTGCAGAAGATGGAGGCCTCGGCCCGGCTGGAGCTGCAGTTGGCCTTGGAGGCCGAGATCCGGGCCAAGCAGGGCCTGCAGGAGCGGCTGACGCAGGTGCAGGAGGCCCAGCTGCAGGCCGAGAG CCGTCTGCAGGAGGCGGAGAAGCAGAACCGTGGCCTGCAGCAGGAGCTGGCTGCACTCCGGGAGGAGCTGCGGACCCGCGGGCCCGGAG ACACCAAGCCTTCAAACTCCCTGATCCCCTTCCTGTCCTTCCGGGGCTCAGAG GACTCTGCCAAGGACCCTGGCATCTCAGGAGAGGCGCCGAGACCCGGAGTGGAGCCGGAGCTGAGGCCGGAGGGCCGACGCAGCCTGCGCATGGGC GCTGTGTCCCCCAGGCCACCTGCTGCTACCGCGGCCCCTGCAGAAAGTCCTCCTGCCAAG CCCGGGTCACATGTGCTGCGCCCCCGGAGCTTCCCATCCCCCACCAAGTGTCTGCGCTGCACCTCGCTGATGCTGGGCCTGGGCCGCCAGGGCCTGGGCTGTGACG CCTGCGGGTACTTCTGTCACTCAACTTGTGCCCCTCAGGCGcccccctgccctgtgccctctgACCTCCTCTGTGCGGCCCTGGGAGTGCACCCCGAAACCGGCACAGGCACTGCCTATGAGGGCTTCCTGTCG GTGCCACGGCCCTCGGGCGTCCGGCGGGGCTGGCAGCGGGTGTTCGCTGCCCTCAGCGACTCGCGCCTGCTGCTGTTCGACGCTCCGGACCCTCGGCTCAGCCCGGCCAGCGGGGCCCTCCTGCAGGCACTGGATCTGAG GGACCCCCAGTTCTCAGCCACCCCTGTCCTGGCTTCTGATGTCATCCACGCCCAGTCCAAGGACCTGCCACGCATCTTTAGG GTGACAGCCTCCCAGCTGACGGTGCCGCCTGCCACGTGCACCGTGCTGCTGCTGGCGGAGAGCGAGGGCGAGCGGGAGCGCTGGCTGCAGGTGCTGGGCGAGCTGCGGCGGCTGCTGCTGGACGCTCGGCCGAGGCTCCGGCCCGTGTACACGCTCAAGGAGGCCTACGACAACGCGCTGCCGCTGCTGCCCCACACGCTCTGTGCCGCCATCGTCG GCCCTCTGACCCCTGACTCCTTCCCGTTACCAGACCAGGACCGGCTGGCTCTGGGCACTGAGGAGGGGCTGTTTGTGATCCACCTGCACAGCAACG AGATCTTCCAGGTGGGCGAGTGCCGGCGGGTGCAGCGGCTGGCCGTGAGCCCCACGGCGGGCCTTCTGATCGTGCTGTGCGGCCGCGGCCCCAGCGTGCGCCTCTTCCCCCTGGCCGAGCTGGAGAGCAACGAGGTGACGGGCGCCAAGATCCCCGAGTCTCGGGGCTGCCAGGCGCTGGTGGCCGGACGCATCCTGCAGGCCCGCACCCCCGTGCTCTGTATAGCCGTCAAGCGCCAAGTGCTCTGCTACCAGctgggcccgggcccggggcccTGGCAGCACCGCATCCGTGAGCTGCAGGCGGCAGCACCCGTGCagagcctggagctgctgggggaCCGGCTGTGCGTGGGCGCCGCCGGGGCCTTCTCCCTCTACCCGCTGCTCAATGAGGCTGCGCCCTTGGCGTTGGGGGGTGGTCTGATGCCCGAGGAGCTGCCGCCGTCGAGAGGGGGCCTGGGCGAGGCGATGGGCGCCGTGGAGCTCAGCCTCAGCGAGTTCCTGCTCCTCTTCACCACTGCTGGGGTCTACGTGGACAGCGCCGGCCGCAAGTCCCGCATCCACGAGCTGCTGTGGCCAGCACTGCCCACGGGCTGGG GCTACGCCGTCCCCTACCTGACGGTGTTCAGTGAGAACTCCATCGATGTGTTTGACGTGAGGAAAGCGGAATGGGTGCAAACCGTGCCGCTCAAGAAG GTGCGGCCCCTGAACCTGGAGGGCTCCCTGTTCCTTTTCGGCACCGAGAAGGTCCGGCTGACCTACCTCAGGAACCGTCTGGCAG AGAAGGACGAGTTCAACATTCCCGACCTCACCGACAACAGCCGGCGCCAGCTGTTCCGCACCAAGAGCAAGCGCCGCTTCTTTTTCCGCGTGTCGGaggagcagcggcagcagcagcgcaG GGAGATGCTGAAGGACCCTTTTATGCGCTCCAAGCTCATCTCACCGCCCACCAACTTCAACCACCTGGTGCACGTGGGCCCCACGGACGGGAAGCCCAGAACCAGGGACCTGTCCCCG CAGGCTCCTGAAGCGAAGGGCCGAGGTGCCCGCAGCTCCGTCCCACAGCGGCCCCACAGCTTCTCCGAGGCCTCGCGGCGCCCAGCCTCCACGGGCAGCGATGGGAACGCGGACGCCA TGAAGAGAAAGCCTTGGACATCTCTGTCCAGTGAGTCCGTGTCCTGTCCCCAGGGATCCCCGAGCCCTGCACCTTCCCTGGTACAG GTCTCGGAGCGGCCCCGGAGCCTCCCCCTGGCCCCCGAGGAATCGGAGAGCTCCCCTTGA
- the CDC42BPG gene encoding serine/threonine-protein kinase MRCK gamma isoform X4: MERRLRALEQLVRGEAGGGPGLDGLLDLLLGLHHELSSAPLRRERSVAQFLSWASPFVAKVRELRLQRDDFEILKVIGRGAFGEVAVVRQRDSGQIFAMKMLHKWEMLKRAETACFREERDVLVKGDGRWVTALHYAFQDEEYLYLVMDYYAGGDLLTLLSRFEDRLPPELAQFYLAEMVLAIHSLHQLGYVHRDVKPDNVLLDTNGHIRLADFGSCLRLNNNGMVDSSVAVGTPDYISPEILQAMEEGKGHYGPQCDWWSLGVCAYELLFGETPFYAESLVETYGKIMNHEDHLQFPSDVPDVPASAQDLIRQLLCRQEERLGRGGLDDFRNHPFFEGVDWERLATSTAPYIPELRGPMDTSNFDVDDDTLNHPGTLPPPSHGTFSGHHLPFVGFTYTSGRPGPESSPEPLAALERKLRCLEQEKTELSRELQEALHIAPDHQEREQLRKEVQTLQDRLSETLRDSKAPLCQTDGPPAGSLGRDSDLRQERDQLLQELAEARAGLRAREKELCSAQGRQEELLQRLQEAQDREAAAASQTQALGSQLEEAQAARRELQAQVAALNREVARLQRQRERSLGKASARVKTVHTASETNGTGLPEDGPQEAQLRKELAALRTQLEQARGPGPSGKEALCRLQEENRRLSREQERLAEELEREQQSRQRLEGERRETEGNWEAQIADILSWVNDEKVSRGYLQALASKMAEELESLKNVGTQTPPAQPLDHQWKARRLQKMEASARLELQLALEAEIRAKQGLQERLTQVQEAQLQAESRLQEAEKQNRGLQQELAALREELRTRGPGDTKPSNSLIPFLSFRGSEKDSAKDPGISGEAPRPGVEPELRPEGRRSLRMGAVSPRPPAATAAPAESPPAKPGSHVLRPRSFPSPTKCLRCTSLMLGLGRQGLGCDACGYFCHSTCAPQAPPCPVPSDLLCAALGVHPETGTGTAYEGFLSVPRPSGVRRGWQRVFAALSDSRLLLFDAPDPRLSPASGALLQALDLRDPQFSATPVLASDVIHAQSKDLPRIFRVTASQLTVPPATCTVLLLAESEGERERWLQVLGELRRLLLDARPRLRPVYTLKEAYDNALPLLPHTLCAAIVDQDRLALGTEEGLFVIHLHSNEIFQVGECRRVQRLAVSPTAGLLIVLCGRGPSVRLFPLAELESNEVTGAKIPESRGCQALVAGRILQARTPVLCIAVKRQVLCYQLGPGPGPWQHRIRELQAAAPVQSLELLGDRLCVGAAGAFSLYPLLNEAAPLALGGGLMPEELPPSRGGLGEAMGAVELSLSEFLLLFTTAGVYVDSAGRKSRIHELLWPALPTGWGYAVPYLTVFSENSIDVFDVRKAEWVQTVPLKKVRPLNLEGSLFLFGTEKVRLTYLRNRLAEKDEFNIPDLTDNSRRQLFRTKSKRRFFFRVSEEQRQQQRREMLKDPFMRSKLISPPTNFNHLVHVGPTDGKPRTRDLSPQAPEAKGRGARSSVPQRPHSFSEASRRPASTGSDGNADAMKRKPWTSLSSESVSCPQGSPSPAPSLVQVSERPRSLPLAPEESESSP, encoded by the exons ATGGAGCGGCGGCTGCGTGCGCTGGAGCAGCTGGTGCGGGGCGAGGCCGGCGGCGGCCCGGGACTCGACGGCCTCTTGGATctgctgctggggctgcaccACGAGCTCAGCAGCGCCCCCCTGCGGCGAGAGCGCAGCGTGGCGCAGTTCCTGAGCTGGG CCAGCCCCTTTGTAGCAAAAGTGAGAGAGCTGCGGCTGCAGAGGGACGACTTTGAGATCTTGAAGGTGATCGGCCGAGGAGCCTTCGGGGAG GTCGCCGTGGTGCGGCAGCGGGACAGCGGGCAGATCTTTGCCATGAAAATGCTGCACAAATGGGAGATGCTGAAGAGGGCCGAG ACAGCCTGCTTCCGGGAGGAGCGGGACGTCCTGGTCAAGGGGGACGGCCGTTGGGTGACCGCTCTGCACTACGCCTTCCAGGACGAGGAGTACCTG TACCTGGTGATGGACTACTACGCCGGTGGGGACCTCCTCACTCTGCTGAGCCGCTTTGAGGACCGCCTCCCGCCCGAGCTGGCCCAGTTCTACCTGGCGGAGATGGTGCTGGCCATCCACTCTCTGCACCAGCTGGGTTACGTGCACAG ggaTGTCAAGCCGGACAATGTCCTGCTGGACACGAACGGGCACATCCGCCTGGCGGACTTTGGCTCCTGCCTGCGTCTCAACAACAACGGCATG GTGGATTCGTCGGTGGCAGTGGGGACTCCCGACTACATCTCCCCCGAGATCCTGCAGGCCATGGAGGAGGGCAAGGGCCACTACGGCCCGCAGTGCGACTGGTGGTCGCTGGGGGTCTGCGCCTACGAGCTGCTCTTTGGGGAGACGCCCTTCTACGCCGAGTCCCTGGTGGAAACCTACGGCAAGATCATGAACCACGAG GACCACCTGCAGTTCCCCTCGGACGTGCCCGACGTGCCGGCCAGCGCCCAGGACCTGATCCGCCAGCTGCTGTGCCGCCAGGAGGAGCGCCTGGGCCGCGGGGGGCTGGACGACTTCCGGAACCACCCCTTCTTCGAAGGGGTAGACTGGGAGCGGCTGGCGACCAGCACCGCCCCCTACATCCCTGAGCTTCGAGGGCCTATGGACACCTCCAACTTCGACGTGGACGACGACACCCTCAACCACCCG gggACCCTGCCACCACCCTCCCACGGGACCTTCTCGGGCCACCACCTACCGTTTGTGGGCTTCACCTACACCTCAGGCCG TCCGGGCCCTGAGAGCAGCCCCGAGCCGCTGGCTGCCCTGGAGCGGAAGCTCCGCTGTCTGGAGCAGGAGAAGACGGAGCTGAGCCGGGAGCTCCAAG AGGCCCTGCACATTGCCCCGGACCATCAGGAGCGGGAGCAGCTGCGGAAGGAGGTTCAGACCCTGCAGGACAGGCTGTCAG AGACGCTGAGGGACAGCAAGGCCCCCTTGTGCCAGACGGACGGGCCCCCTGCTGGTAGCCTAGGCCGGGACAGTGACCTACGGCAGGAGAGAGACCAGCTTCTCCAG GAGCTGGCTGAAGCTCGGGCAGGGCTGCGGGCGCGGGAGAAGGAGCTGTGCAGCGCCCAGGGGCGGCAGGAGGAGCTGCTCCAGAGGCTGCAGGAGGCCCAGGACAGAGAGGCGGCTGCGGCCAGCCagacccaggccctgggctcccagctggAGGAAGCCCAGGCCGCCCGGAgggag CTGCAGGCCCAGGTGGCCGCCCTGAACCGGGAGGTGGCGCGGCTTCAGAGACAGCGGGAGCGAAGCCTCGGGAAGGCGTCCGCCCGGGTCAAG ACCGTCCACACTGCCTCTGAGACCAACGGCACGGGGCTGCCCGAGGACGGGCCTCAGGAGGCACAGCTGAGGAAGGAGCTGGCCGCCCTGCGCACGCAGCTGGAGCAGGCCCGTGGCCCCGG gcccagtggAAAGGAGGCCCTCTGCCGGCTGCAGGAAGAGAACCGGCGGCTGAGCCGGGAGCAGGAGCGG CTGGCGGAAGAGCTGGAGCGGGAGCAGCAGAGCAGGCAGCGCCTGGAGGGCGAGCGGCGGGAGACGGAGGGCAACTGGGAGGCCCAGATTGCAGACATCCTCAGCTG GGTAAATGATGAGAAGGTCTCAAGAGGCTACCTGCAGGCCCTGGCCTCCAAGATGGCCGAGGAGCTGGAGTCCCTGAAGAACGTGGGCACCCAGACACCGCCCGCGCAGCCGCTG GACCACCAGTGGAAGGCGAGGCGGCTGCAGAAGATGGAGGCCTCGGCCCGGCTGGAGCTGCAGTTGGCCTTGGAGGCCGAGATCCGGGCCAAGCAGGGCCTGCAGGAGCGGCTGACGCAGGTGCAGGAGGCCCAGCTGCAGGCCGAGAG CCGTCTGCAGGAGGCGGAGAAGCAGAACCGTGGCCTGCAGCAGGAGCTGGCTGCACTCCGGGAGGAGCTGCGGACCCGCGGGCCCGGAG ACACCAAGCCTTCAAACTCCCTGATCCCCTTCCTGTCCTTCCGGGGCTCAGAG AAGGACTCTGCCAAGGACCCTGGCATCTCAGGAGAGGCGCCGAGACCCGGAGTGGAGCCGGAGCTGAGGCCGGAGGGCCGACGCAGCCTGCGCATGGGC GCTGTGTCCCCCAGGCCACCTGCTGCTACCGCGGCCCCTGCAGAAAGTCCTCCTGCCAAG CCCGGGTCACATGTGCTGCGCCCCCGGAGCTTCCCATCCCCCACCAAGTGTCTGCGCTGCACCTCGCTGATGCTGGGCCTGGGCCGCCAGGGCCTGGGCTGTGACG CCTGCGGGTACTTCTGTCACTCAACTTGTGCCCCTCAGGCGcccccctgccctgtgccctctgACCTCCTCTGTGCGGCCCTGGGAGTGCACCCCGAAACCGGCACAGGCACTGCCTATGAGGGCTTCCTGTCG GTGCCACGGCCCTCGGGCGTCCGGCGGGGCTGGCAGCGGGTGTTCGCTGCCCTCAGCGACTCGCGCCTGCTGCTGTTCGACGCTCCGGACCCTCGGCTCAGCCCGGCCAGCGGGGCCCTCCTGCAGGCACTGGATCTGAG GGACCCCCAGTTCTCAGCCACCCCTGTCCTGGCTTCTGATGTCATCCACGCCCAGTCCAAGGACCTGCCACGCATCTTTAGG GTGACAGCCTCCCAGCTGACGGTGCCGCCTGCCACGTGCACCGTGCTGCTGCTGGCGGAGAGCGAGGGCGAGCGGGAGCGCTGGCTGCAGGTGCTGGGCGAGCTGCGGCGGCTGCTGCTGGACGCTCGGCCGAGGCTCCGGCCCGTGTACACGCTCAAGGAGGCCTACGACAACGCGCTGCCGCTGCTGCCCCACACGCTCTGTGCCGCCATCGTCG ACCAGGACCGGCTGGCTCTGGGCACTGAGGAGGGGCTGTTTGTGATCCACCTGCACAGCAACG AGATCTTCCAGGTGGGCGAGTGCCGGCGGGTGCAGCGGCTGGCCGTGAGCCCCACGGCGGGCCTTCTGATCGTGCTGTGCGGCCGCGGCCCCAGCGTGCGCCTCTTCCCCCTGGCCGAGCTGGAGAGCAACGAGGTGACGGGCGCCAAGATCCCCGAGTCTCGGGGCTGCCAGGCGCTGGTGGCCGGACGCATCCTGCAGGCCCGCACCCCCGTGCTCTGTATAGCCGTCAAGCGCCAAGTGCTCTGCTACCAGctgggcccgggcccggggcccTGGCAGCACCGCATCCGTGAGCTGCAGGCGGCAGCACCCGTGCagagcctggagctgctgggggaCCGGCTGTGCGTGGGCGCCGCCGGGGCCTTCTCCCTCTACCCGCTGCTCAATGAGGCTGCGCCCTTGGCGTTGGGGGGTGGTCTGATGCCCGAGGAGCTGCCGCCGTCGAGAGGGGGCCTGGGCGAGGCGATGGGCGCCGTGGAGCTCAGCCTCAGCGAGTTCCTGCTCCTCTTCACCACTGCTGGGGTCTACGTGGACAGCGCCGGCCGCAAGTCCCGCATCCACGAGCTGCTGTGGCCAGCACTGCCCACGGGCTGGG GCTACGCCGTCCCCTACCTGACGGTGTTCAGTGAGAACTCCATCGATGTGTTTGACGTGAGGAAAGCGGAATGGGTGCAAACCGTGCCGCTCAAGAAG GTGCGGCCCCTGAACCTGGAGGGCTCCCTGTTCCTTTTCGGCACCGAGAAGGTCCGGCTGACCTACCTCAGGAACCGTCTGGCAG AGAAGGACGAGTTCAACATTCCCGACCTCACCGACAACAGCCGGCGCCAGCTGTTCCGCACCAAGAGCAAGCGCCGCTTCTTTTTCCGCGTGTCGGaggagcagcggcagcagcagcgcaG GGAGATGCTGAAGGACCCTTTTATGCGCTCCAAGCTCATCTCACCGCCCACCAACTTCAACCACCTGGTGCACGTGGGCCCCACGGACGGGAAGCCCAGAACCAGGGACCTGTCCCCG CAGGCTCCTGAAGCGAAGGGCCGAGGTGCCCGCAGCTCCGTCCCACAGCGGCCCCACAGCTTCTCCGAGGCCTCGCGGCGCCCAGCCTCCACGGGCAGCGATGGGAACGCGGACGCCA TGAAGAGAAAGCCTTGGACATCTCTGTCCAGTGAGTCCGTGTCCTGTCCCCAGGGATCCCCGAGCCCTGCACCTTCCCTGGTACAG GTCTCGGAGCGGCCCCGGAGCCTCCCCCTGGCCCCCGAGGAATCGGAGAGCTCCCCTTGA